A single window of Streptomyces cathayae DNA harbors:
- the rbsD gene encoding D-ribose pyranase, with the protein MRKGGILNRHLCGALAELGHTDRVLVCDAGMPIPDGPRVVDLAFRAGVPSFAEVLEGLLAELVIEGATAATEIRQANPAAAELLAGHFPALDLVPHEHLKELTAGARLVVRTGEARPYANVLLRCGVFF; encoded by the coding sequence GTGAGGAAAGGCGGGATCCTGAACCGGCACCTGTGCGGCGCGCTGGCCGAACTGGGCCACACCGACCGGGTGCTGGTGTGCGACGCGGGCATGCCGATCCCGGACGGGCCGCGCGTGGTGGACCTGGCCTTCCGGGCCGGGGTGCCGTCCTTCGCGGAGGTGCTGGAGGGACTGCTGGCCGAGCTGGTCATCGAGGGCGCGACGGCCGCCACCGAGATCCGGCAGGCCAACCCGGCCGCCGCGGAGCTGCTGGCGGGCCACTTCCCCGCCCTCGACCTGGTCCCCCACGAACACCTCAAGGAACTGACCGCCGGCGCCCGCCTCGTCGTCCGCACCGGCGAGGCCCGACCGTACGCGAACGTGCTGCTGCGGTGCGGGGTGTTCTTCTGA
- a CDS encoding substrate-binding domain-containing protein, with translation MATDTLKSTGGRGSASGGLRRLLLDNGALTALIVLVIAMSALSGDFLTADNLLNIGVQAAVVAILAFGVTFVIVSAGIDLSVGSVAALSATVLAWSATSAGVPVVLAVLLAIATGIACGLVNGILVSYGRLPSFIATLAMLSVARGLSLVISQGSPIPFPDSVSHLGDTLGGWLPVPVLVMIVMGLITAFVLGRTYIGRSMYAIGGNEEAARLSGLRVKRQKLAIYALSGLFAAAAGIVLAARLSSAQPQAAQGYELDAIAAVVIGGASLAGGTGKASGTLIGALILAVLRNGLNLLSVSAFWQQVVIGVVIALAVLLDTLRRKAGATPTASGAPGGGGGDRKKQAATYLLAAVVAAAIVGALSFLHNGSSEAKAQKVGLSVSTLNNPFFVQIREGAQAEARKQGLDLTVTDAQNDASQQANQLQNFTSGSLDAIIVNPVDSDAAGPAVRSANKSDIPVIAVDRGVNKAETSALVASDNVAGGRQGAEALAEKLGGEGTIVILQGQAGTSASRERGSGFAEGLKEYPGIKVVAKQPADFDRTKGLDVMTNLLQAHPDIDGVFAENDEMALGAIKALGSKAGKSVQVVGFDGTPDGLKAVEQGTLYASVAQQPRELGRIAVDNALRAAEGKKIDETVMVPVKVVTKENVAEFSG, from the coding sequence GTGGCCACTGACACACTCAAGAGCACGGGGGGCAGGGGCTCCGCCTCGGGCGGCCTGCGCCGCCTCCTGCTCGACAACGGGGCGCTCACCGCGCTCATCGTCCTCGTCATCGCCATGTCGGCGCTGTCCGGCGACTTCCTGACGGCCGACAACCTGCTCAACATCGGCGTCCAGGCGGCGGTCGTCGCGATCCTCGCCTTCGGCGTCACCTTCGTGATCGTCTCCGCGGGCATCGACCTGTCGGTCGGTTCGGTCGCCGCACTGTCGGCCACCGTCCTCGCCTGGAGCGCCACCTCCGCGGGCGTTCCCGTGGTGCTGGCGGTGCTCCTGGCGATCGCCACCGGCATCGCGTGCGGTCTGGTCAACGGCATCCTCGTGTCGTACGGCAGGCTGCCGTCGTTCATCGCGACGCTCGCCATGCTGTCGGTGGCCCGCGGTCTGTCCCTGGTGATCTCCCAGGGCTCCCCGATCCCGTTCCCCGACTCCGTCTCGCACCTCGGTGACACCCTCGGCGGCTGGCTGCCGGTGCCGGTGCTCGTGATGATCGTCATGGGCCTGATCACGGCGTTCGTCCTCGGCCGCACGTACATCGGCCGCTCCATGTACGCCATCGGCGGCAACGAGGAGGCGGCCCGGCTGTCCGGGCTGCGGGTGAAGCGGCAGAAGCTCGCCATCTACGCGCTGTCCGGCCTGTTCGCCGCCGCCGCGGGCATCGTGCTCGCCGCCCGGCTGTCCTCCGCGCAGCCGCAGGCCGCGCAGGGCTACGAACTCGACGCGATCGCCGCCGTCGTCATCGGCGGCGCCTCCCTCGCGGGCGGCACCGGCAAGGCGTCCGGAACCCTGATCGGCGCGCTGATCCTGGCGGTGCTGCGCAACGGCCTCAACCTCCTGTCGGTGTCGGCGTTCTGGCAGCAGGTCGTGATCGGCGTGGTCATCGCGCTGGCCGTGCTCCTGGACACGCTGCGCCGCAAGGCGGGGGCGACCCCGACCGCGTCCGGTGCGCCGGGCGGGGGCGGAGGCGACCGGAAGAAGCAGGCGGCGACCTATCTGCTCGCCGCGGTGGTCGCGGCGGCGATCGTCGGCGCGCTGTCCTTCCTGCACAACGGCTCCTCGGAGGCGAAGGCGCAGAAGGTCGGCCTGTCCGTGTCGACCCTCAACAACCCGTTCTTCGTGCAGATCCGTGAGGGCGCGCAGGCGGAGGCGAGGAAGCAGGGCCTGGACCTGACCGTCACCGACGCGCAGAACGACGCCTCGCAGCAGGCCAACCAGCTGCAGAACTTCACCAGCGGCAGCCTCGACGCGATCATCGTCAACCCGGTGGACTCGGACGCTGCGGGACCCGCGGTGCGCTCCGCCAACAAGTCGGACATCCCCGTCATCGCCGTGGACCGCGGCGTCAACAAGGCCGAGACGTCCGCGCTGGTCGCCTCCGACAACGTGGCCGGCGGCCGGCAGGGCGCCGAGGCGCTCGCCGAGAAGCTGGGCGGCGAGGGCACCATCGTGATCCTCCAGGGCCAGGCGGGCACCTCCGCCAGCCGCGAGCGCGGCTCCGGCTTCGCCGAGGGGCTGAAGGAGTACCCGGGCATCAAGGTCGTCGCCAAGCAGCCCGCGGACTTCGACCGCACCAAGGGCCTCGACGTGATGACGAACCTGCTCCAGGCCCACCCCGACATCGACGGCGTGTTCGCCGAGAACGACGAGATGGCGCTCGGCGCGATCAAGGCACTCGGCTCCAAGGCCGGAAAGTCCGTCCAGGTCGTCGGCTTCGACGGCACGCCGGACGGCCTCAAGGCGGTCGAGCAGGGCACGCTGTACGCGTCCGTCGCGCAGCAGCCGCGCGAACTGGGCAGGATCGCGGTGGACAACGCGCTGCGCGCCGCCGAGGGCAAGAAGATCGACGAGACGGTGATGGTTCCGGTGAAGGTGGTCACGAAGGAGAACGTGGCCGAGTTCAGCGGCTGA
- a CDS encoding pore-forming ESAT-6 family protein, translating into MGQNLDRRSYDTGASSEVQGGLQGIVGQLERVLADRDKAVKAAMADFQADGVSEEYHGKEVRWNRAANEVRSIIQLVRTTLEDNDGTAQATMAKARAAVDNIG; encoded by the coding sequence ATGGGCCAGAATCTGGACCGCCGCTCCTACGACACCGGCGCGTCGAGCGAGGTGCAGGGCGGCCTGCAGGGCATCGTCGGCCAGTTGGAGCGCGTACTGGCCGACCGCGACAAGGCCGTGAAGGCCGCCATGGCCGACTTCCAGGCCGACGGGGTCTCCGAGGAGTACCACGGCAAGGAAGTGCGCTGGAACCGCGCGGCCAACGAGGTACGCAGCATCATCCAACTGGTGCGCACCACCCTCGAGGACAACGACGGGACGGCCCAGGCGACGATGGCGAAGGCGCGGGCGGCGGTCGACAACATCGGCTGA
- a CDS encoding LacI family DNA-binding transcriptional regulator, giving the protein MASIKDVAAEAGVSVATVSRVLNDHPSVSAHARTRVLAAVRSLGYRPNAVARSLRTHQTRTLGLVISDVMNPYFTELARSVEEEARALGYSVIIGNADERPDLQDHHVTTLLDRRIDGLLVSPTDGGSPRMLEAARAGTPMVFVDRWIPGVDVPVVRSDGRTAVRDLVAHLYGLGHRRLAIIAGPAATTTGRERVDAFREALGAYGLPLPAAYIGQGDFQADSGRRVTEGFLALPEPPEVVFAADNLMALGALDAVRARGLRVPEDVGLAAFDDIPWFVHTDPPVTAIAQPTGDLGRAAVRALVDRIEGRPGESVTLPARLVVRRSCGEPAPRPPAPRPSASEPPLSEPPAPIQSPVHPSPVQRSTS; this is encoded by the coding sequence CCCGTACCCGCGTGCTGGCCGCCGTCCGGTCGCTGGGCTACCGCCCTAACGCCGTCGCCCGGTCGCTGCGCACCCACCAGACGCGCACCCTCGGCCTGGTGATCAGCGACGTCATGAACCCGTACTTCACCGAGCTGGCCCGCTCCGTCGAGGAGGAGGCCCGCGCGCTGGGCTACAGCGTGATCATCGGCAACGCCGACGAGCGGCCCGACCTCCAGGACCACCACGTCACGACCCTGCTGGACCGCCGGATCGACGGCCTGCTGGTCTCCCCCACCGACGGCGGCTCGCCGCGGATGCTGGAGGCCGCCCGTGCGGGGACGCCCATGGTGTTCGTCGACCGCTGGATCCCGGGCGTGGACGTGCCCGTGGTGCGGTCGGACGGGCGGACGGCCGTGCGGGACCTCGTGGCGCACCTGTACGGGCTCGGGCACCGGCGGCTCGCGATCATCGCGGGGCCGGCCGCCACCACGACCGGACGCGAGCGCGTCGACGCCTTCCGCGAGGCGCTCGGCGCGTACGGGCTCCCCCTGCCCGCCGCCTACATCGGCCAGGGCGACTTCCAGGCCGACAGCGGCCGCCGGGTCACCGAGGGGTTCCTCGCCCTGCCCGAGCCGCCCGAGGTCGTGTTCGCGGCCGACAACCTGATGGCGCTCGGCGCGCTGGACGCCGTCCGGGCGCGCGGGCTGCGGGTTCCCGAGGACGTCGGGCTCGCCGCGTTCGACGACATCCCCTGGTTCGTGCACACCGATCCTCCGGTCACCGCGATCGCCCAGCCCACGGGCGACCTCGGGCGGGCCGCCGTGCGCGCGCTGGTCGACCGGATCGAGGGGCGGCCCGGTGAGTCCGTCACCCTCCCCGCCCGGCTCGTCGTACGCCGCTCGTGCGGCGAACCGGCCCCACGCCCCCCGGCCCCCCGGCCCTCGGCGTCCGAACCGCCGCTGTCCGAACCTCCGGCACCCATCCAGTCCCCCGTACACCCGTCCCCCGTACAAAGGAGTACGTCGTGA
- a CDS encoding ribokinase, with protein sequence MYDYDLLVVGSANADLVIGVERRPDAGETVLGSDLVVHPGGKGANQAVAAARLGARTALLARVGDDAHGRLLLDSQREAGVDTAGVLVGGAPTGVALITVDPSGDNSIVVSPGANGRLTPGDVRAAGDLLRAARVVSTQLEIPLETVVEVARSLAPDSRFVLNPSPPQPLPDEVLSVCDPLIVNEHEAKVILGEGARPGEEPEDWARLLLAKGPRSVVVTLGGEGSLVASSDGVSRIPPVKVRAVDTTGAGDSFTAALAWRLGLGESLADAAAYAARVGAVTVTREGAQVSFPTAEEVAAL encoded by the coding sequence ATGTACGACTACGACCTGCTGGTCGTGGGGTCGGCCAACGCCGACCTGGTGATCGGCGTCGAGCGCCGGCCGGACGCCGGGGAGACGGTGCTCGGCTCCGACCTGGTCGTCCACCCGGGCGGCAAGGGCGCCAACCAGGCGGTCGCCGCCGCCCGGCTCGGCGCCCGGACGGCCCTGCTGGCCCGGGTCGGCGACGACGCGCACGGACGGCTGCTGCTGGACTCGCAGCGGGAGGCCGGGGTGGACACGGCGGGCGTGCTGGTGGGCGGGGCGCCGACCGGCGTCGCGCTGATCACGGTGGACCCGTCCGGGGACAACAGCATCGTCGTCTCCCCGGGCGCCAACGGCCGGCTCACCCCCGGTGACGTACGGGCCGCCGGGGACCTCCTCCGCGCCGCCAGGGTGGTCTCCACCCAGCTGGAGATCCCGCTGGAGACGGTGGTGGAGGTGGCGCGTTCGCTGGCGCCGGACAGCAGGTTCGTGCTGAACCCGTCGCCGCCGCAGCCCCTGCCGGACGAGGTGCTGTCGGTCTGCGACCCGCTGATCGTCAACGAGCACGAGGCGAAGGTGATCCTCGGCGAGGGAGCACGTCCCGGCGAGGAGCCCGAGGACTGGGCGCGGCTGCTGCTCGCGAAGGGCCCCCGCTCGGTGGTGGTGACGCTGGGCGGCGAGGGCTCGCTGGTGGCCTCGTCCGACGGGGTTTCCCGCATCCCCCCGGTGAAGGTGCGGGCCGTGGACACCACGGGTGCGGGCGACTCCTTCACCGCCGCGCTGGCCTGGCGGCTGGGTCTGGGCGAGTCCCTGGCCGACGCGGCGGCGTACGCGGCCCGGGTGGGCGCGGTGACGGTCACCCGGGAGGGCGCGCAGGTGTCCTTCCCGACGGCCGAGGAGGTCGCGGCGCTGTGA
- a CDS encoding YwqJ-related putative deaminase, whose amino-acid sequence MSTDLIDPQKIPQFTGDLEQLGTDHMLLTGEALAFRQSGSDVHTRFQGLSACYTAPEAEQLFATTAPVAAKADEFADDLEKVAAALSAYETEIQPLVARLKSLKRRAETFRQQIAGDDDWREDDDNVQLNNDLVYDVNATTEAFWLAEITCHDTITALVGGSKLILEDGADKRLVERGTRTYGFTAELLNQSEELPWGNIVEKERHGLDWLGHQVWEFGKGFVVDGVWGTIQGLGTLVGFDGWDAAGEAWKGLGKLATGVLITAVPVVGAAYWAMPEDKLPSYLRDSRNAVKETGKALVAWDQWGENPARAGGAVTFNVLTTVFTGGAGAAAKSGAVARTVGALGRTARLVDPMTYLGKAATFGTVKVADLFAGLRGVHAGAYDDVLAGAGRVQPDGSVVRVADDTPVIRDNVVEWPDGTRLNLDDGSVVRADGTAAPAKVELSAADRELLESLARRDPAPVGAHTGDANVAGAAGDSAPGKANNPTTTSGGRAAGSMAHDAMNGSSPSHGTPSGSAHGGYPSHGDGPPSRPGPAYADAPHHGGSDHYGLGDESRLSARPDADSDPLPPNSHDDLGVTPHGDPAAEALRADLDSAPAPGPGHKVLAQLPETRVTRANGLITHVDGRSVNDYLDQLSRERGAAYRQAKEAEVFPRKQTGACVGSVIDLRTGEIIEGINGKPNDVILPDKLHPTLTARYEAIRSSPPHKDHPLGHAEVKAANELLWERTKKGLPDGEDALIEMRASVEFPYLSDKATGAPGRAAPYCANCNHMLQGVPSSHGRFTGFPPSDENWIP is encoded by the coding sequence GTGAGCACGGACCTGATCGACCCGCAGAAGATCCCGCAGTTCACCGGCGACCTGGAGCAACTGGGCACGGATCACATGCTGCTGACGGGGGAGGCCCTCGCCTTCCGCCAGTCGGGATCCGACGTGCACACCCGCTTCCAGGGGCTGTCGGCGTGCTACACGGCACCGGAGGCGGAGCAGTTGTTCGCCACGACCGCGCCGGTGGCGGCCAAGGCGGACGAGTTCGCCGACGATCTGGAGAAGGTCGCGGCGGCCCTCAGCGCGTACGAGACGGAGATCCAGCCGCTGGTGGCCAGGCTGAAGAGCCTCAAGCGGCGTGCGGAAACCTTCCGGCAGCAGATAGCGGGAGACGACGACTGGCGCGAGGACGACGACAACGTCCAGCTCAACAACGACCTGGTGTACGACGTCAACGCCACCACGGAGGCCTTCTGGCTGGCGGAGATCACCTGCCACGACACGATCACCGCGCTGGTGGGCGGCTCGAAGCTGATCCTCGAGGACGGCGCGGACAAGCGCCTGGTGGAGCGCGGCACCCGCACCTACGGCTTCACCGCCGAGCTGCTGAACCAGTCCGAGGAACTGCCCTGGGGCAACATCGTGGAGAAGGAGCGGCACGGGCTCGACTGGCTGGGCCACCAGGTGTGGGAGTTCGGCAAGGGATTCGTCGTCGACGGGGTGTGGGGCACGATCCAGGGCCTGGGCACCCTCGTCGGCTTCGACGGCTGGGACGCGGCGGGCGAGGCATGGAAAGGGCTCGGCAAGCTCGCGACCGGCGTGCTCATCACCGCGGTGCCCGTCGTCGGCGCCGCCTACTGGGCGATGCCCGAGGACAAACTGCCCTCCTACCTGCGCGACTCCCGCAACGCGGTCAAGGAGACGGGCAAGGCGCTGGTCGCCTGGGACCAGTGGGGCGAGAACCCCGCACGGGCGGGCGGCGCGGTCACCTTCAACGTCCTGACCACTGTGTTCACCGGAGGCGCCGGAGCAGCCGCGAAGAGCGGCGCGGTGGCCCGCACGGTCGGCGCGCTCGGCAGGACGGCCCGGCTGGTCGATCCCATGACGTACCTGGGCAAGGCCGCGACGTTCGGCACGGTCAAGGTCGCCGACCTGTTCGCCGGCCTGCGGGGCGTGCACGCGGGCGCCTACGACGACGTCCTCGCCGGTGCGGGGCGCGTCCAGCCCGACGGCAGCGTGGTCCGGGTCGCCGACGACACGCCGGTCATCCGCGACAACGTCGTGGAGTGGCCCGACGGCACCCGCCTGAACCTGGACGACGGCTCGGTCGTCCGCGCGGACGGGACGGCGGCGCCGGCGAAGGTGGAACTGTCGGCGGCGGACCGGGAGCTGCTGGAAAGTCTCGCCCGTCGTGATCCTGCCCCCGTCGGTGCTCATACCGGCGACGCCAACGTTGCCGGGGCGGCGGGAGACTCGGCTCCGGGGAAAGCCAACAACCCCACCACCACGTCGGGTGGCCGTGCAGCGGGCAGCATGGCTCACGATGCAATGAACGGTTCGTCCCCCAGCCATGGGACACCCTCCGGATCAGCTCATGGGGGGTACCCCTCGCATGGCGACGGGCCGCCCAGTCGCCCAGGACCGGCATACGCGGACGCACCACACCACGGCGGGTCGGACCATTATGGTCTCGGTGATGAGTCCCGGCTGTCGGCGCGTCCCGACGCCGACAGCGACCCATTGCCTCCGAACTCCCATGACGATCTTGGCGTGACTCCGCACGGCGACCCCGCAGCGGAGGCCCTCCGGGCAGATCTTGATTCCGCTCCTGCTCCTGGTCCGGGCCACAAAGTGCTCGCCCAACTCCCCGAGACAAGGGTCACCCGGGCCAACGGTTTGATCACTCATGTCGACGGCCGTTCCGTCAATGACTACCTCGACCAGCTGTCACGCGAGCGCGGTGCTGCATACCGGCAGGCGAAGGAAGCAGAGGTTTTTCCGCGGAAGCAGACTGGCGCCTGTGTAGGATCCGTGATCGACCTGCGTACCGGCGAGATCATCGAAGGTATCAACGGGAAGCCGAACGACGTTATCCTACCGGACAAACTTCATCCCACTTTGACTGCCCGTTACGAAGCCATCCGATCGAGCCCGCCGCACAAGGACCATCCCTTGGGGCATGCCGAAGTCAAGGCAGCAAACGAACTACTCTGGGAGCGCACCAAAAAGGGTCTCCCCGACGGGGAAGACGCACTCATCGAGATGCGCGCGTCGGTTGAGTTCCCCTATTTGTCAGACAAAGCGACAGGAGCTCCGGGTAGAGCAGCTCCCTACTGCGCCAATTGCAATCACATGCTGCAAGGGGTGCCGTCCAGCCATGGACGTTTCACTGGCTTCCCTCCGAGCGATGAGAACTGGATTCCCTGA
- a CDS encoding sugar ABC transporter ATP-binding protein has protein sequence MSNPDELLRIEGIRKTFPGVVALDSVDFDLRRGEVHVLLGENGAGKSTLIKMLSGAYTPDEGRILVGGEEVRIHGAQDSERLGIATIYQEFNLVPDLTVAENIFLGRQPRRFGMIDRKRMEADAAVLLERVGVRVSPTARVRELGIARLQMVEIAKALSLDTRVLIMDEPTAVLTSEEVDRLFSIVRRLREDGVGIVFITHHLEEIAALGDRVTVLRDGRSVGQVPAATPEDELVRLMVGRSIEQQYPRRRPDAGDTLLRVEGLTRDGVFHDVSFEVHAGEVVGIAGLVGAGRTEVVRAVFGADPYDSGTVTVSGSTLRAHDVNAAMTAGVGLVPEDRKGQGLVLDASVEENLGLVTLRSATRAGLVDLKGQHTAAARIAEQLGVRMAGLGQHVRTLSGGNQQKVVIGKWLLADTRVLILDEPTRGIDVGAKVEIYQLINELTAAGAAVLMISSDLPEVLGMSDRVLVMAQGRIAGELPAEGATQDAVMALAVGAGTDTGAGTNTGTGTGTGGKNDGTTDQNGKEGPRGH, from the coding sequence GTGAGCAACCCGGACGAGTTGCTGCGCATCGAGGGCATCCGCAAGACCTTCCCGGGCGTGGTCGCCCTCGACAGCGTCGACTTCGACCTGCGCCGCGGCGAGGTGCACGTGCTGCTCGGTGAGAACGGCGCGGGCAAGAGCACCCTCATCAAGATGCTGTCCGGCGCCTACACCCCCGACGAGGGCCGCATCCTGGTCGGCGGCGAGGAGGTGCGCATCCACGGTGCGCAGGACTCCGAGCGCCTCGGGATCGCCACCATCTACCAGGAGTTCAACCTCGTACCCGATCTGACGGTCGCCGAGAACATCTTCCTGGGGCGGCAGCCGCGCCGCTTCGGGATGATCGACCGCAAGCGGATGGAGGCCGACGCCGCCGTCCTCCTGGAGCGGGTCGGCGTCCGCGTGTCGCCCACCGCGCGGGTCCGCGAACTCGGCATCGCACGGCTGCAGATGGTCGAGATCGCGAAGGCGCTGAGCCTGGACACGCGCGTGCTGATCATGGACGAGCCGACCGCGGTGCTGACCTCCGAGGAGGTCGACCGGCTCTTCTCCATCGTGCGCAGGCTGCGCGAGGACGGCGTGGGCATCGTGTTCATCACGCACCACCTGGAGGAGATCGCCGCCCTGGGCGACCGGGTCACCGTCCTGCGGGACGGCCGCAGCGTCGGCCAGGTCCCGGCCGCCACGCCCGAGGACGAACTGGTCCGCCTCATGGTGGGCCGGTCCATCGAGCAGCAGTACCCGCGCCGTCGGCCCGACGCCGGGGACACCCTGCTCCGGGTCGAGGGCCTCACCCGCGACGGCGTCTTCCACGACGTGAGCTTCGAGGTGCACGCCGGTGAGGTCGTCGGCATCGCGGGTCTCGTGGGCGCCGGGCGGACCGAGGTGGTCCGCGCGGTGTTCGGCGCCGACCCGTACGACAGCGGGACCGTGACGGTCTCGGGCAGTACGCTGCGCGCGCACGACGTCAACGCGGCGATGACGGCCGGGGTGGGGCTCGTCCCCGAGGACCGCAAGGGCCAGGGTCTCGTCCTGGACGCCTCGGTCGAGGAGAACCTGGGTCTGGTGACGCTGCGTTCGGCCACCCGCGCGGGCCTCGTCGACCTCAAGGGCCAGCACACCGCGGCGGCCCGGATCGCCGAGCAGCTCGGGGTGCGGATGGCGGGCCTCGGCCAGCACGTGCGCACCCTCTCCGGCGGCAACCAACAGAAGGTCGTCATCGGCAAGTGGCTGCTCGCCGACACCAGGGTGCTGATCCTCGACGAGCCGACGCGCGGGATCGACGTCGGCGCCAAGGTCGAGATCTACCAGCTGATCAACGAACTCACCGCGGCCGGCGCCGCCGTCCTGATGATCTCCAGCGACCTGCCCGAGGTGCTCGGCATGAGCGACCGGGTGCTGGTGATGGCCCAGGGCCGCATCGCGGGCGAACTGCCGGCCGAGGGCGCCACGCAGGACGCCGTGATGGCCCTCGCGGTCGGCGCCGGCACGGACACCGGCGCGGGCACAAACACCGGCACCGGCACCGGCACCGGCGGCAAGAACGACGGCACCACCGACCAGAACGGCAAGGAGGGCCCCCGTGGCCACTGA
- a CDS encoding DUF6507 family protein — protein sequence MTGWDISPSGVQRVLTKTAEAAEGLSDTGKALQETLPSAAKSAGTVQQGGVEKSGVQGPVAAALGEFFTAYQEKLMYVAVRTSNSLNGAATATNEYVKGDLKMAAQAQANALKEPKIDLPGAGGAQGGT from the coding sequence ATGACGGGGTGGGACATCTCGCCGTCCGGCGTACAGCGCGTTCTCACGAAGACGGCGGAGGCGGCCGAGGGCCTCTCGGACACCGGGAAGGCCCTGCAGGAGACGCTGCCGAGTGCGGCGAAGTCCGCCGGCACGGTCCAGCAGGGCGGCGTGGAGAAGAGCGGGGTCCAGGGGCCGGTCGCGGCGGCGCTGGGCGAGTTCTTCACCGCCTACCAGGAGAAGCTGATGTACGTCGCGGTGCGCACGTCGAACTCCCTCAACGGGGCGGCCACCGCGACCAACGAGTACGTCAAGGGCGATCTGAAGATGGCCGCGCAGGCCCAGGCGAACGCGCTGAAGGAGCCGAAGATCGACCTGCCGGGGGCGGGCGGGGCGCAGGGGGGCACGTGA